In one window of Nitrospirota bacterium DNA:
- a CDS encoding threonine-phosphate decarboxylase, with translation MIEGKTITPSPKLRTLPVGRQALSSYEHGGDIYRFAAGLGVSENKIVDFSASINPLGISQRVRLEICNHIGSLHNYPDSDAERLSTILGKYHGVNPKSIICGNGSTELIYLITKALKPKNVLIPTPTFSEYERACRMANFKFQISNFKLTENNNFDINPDEFISAMKGCDTAFLCNPNNPTGRLLGKDSVLKIAKAAKKLKCYLIVDEAFIDFCPEESVVRSVEDNPCFIVLRSMTKFYALSGLRAGFGVFPLNLIDRLKKFKEPWTVNTLAQKASLTALDDYDYANRTFKLIKKEKQFLEENFKKSGVRFIPSDANFYLLKIENAGKAIACLRKKGILVRDCSTFRGLDGSYIRIAVKLRKHNKILLNEIMKFYTTNNGRHFRESGNPEKKNWIPHSRNIGTE, from the coding sequence ATGATTGAAGGAAAAACCATTACTCCGAGCCCTAAACTCCGAACCTTGCCTGTTGGCAGGCAGGCTCTAAGCTCTTACGAGCATGGGGGGGACATTTACAGATTTGCCGCAGGATTAGGAGTGTCTGAGAACAAGATTGTTGATTTCAGCGCATCTATCAACCCTCTCGGTATTTCTCAGAGGGTCAGACTGGAGATTTGCAACCATATTGGAAGTCTGCATAATTATCCTGATTCGGATGCCGAAAGACTTAGTACAATTCTCGGTAAATATCACGGTGTAAATCCGAAATCCATCATCTGCGGCAATGGAAGCACAGAATTGATATATCTTATTACAAAGGCGTTAAAACCGAAAAATGTGTTGATTCCTACACCGACTTTTTCAGAATATGAAAGGGCGTGCAGGATGGCAAATTTCAAATTTCAAATTTCAAATTTCAAATTAACTGAAAATAACAATTTTGATATTAATCCTGACGAGTTTATATCAGCAATGAAAGGATGCGATACGGCATTTCTTTGCAATCCCAATAATCCGACGGGGCGCTTGTTAGGGAAAGACAGCGTTCTGAAAATTGCAAAGGCTGCCAAAAAACTTAAATGTTACTTAATTGTTGATGAGGCATTCATTGATTTCTGTCCGGAAGAGTCTGTGGTAAGAAGCGTTGAAGACAATCCTTGCTTTATAGTATTAAGGTCCATGACAAAGTTCTATGCACTTTCGGGGCTGAGAGCAGGATTCGGGGTTTTCCCCCTGAACCTGATTGATAGGCTGAAAAAATTTAAAGAGCCGTGGACCGTAAACACGCTGGCGCAAAAAGCCTCTCTGACGGCGCTTGATGATTATGATTATGCAAATAGAACTTTTAAATTAATTAAAAAAGAAAAACAATTTCTTGAAGAAAATTTTAAAAAATCCGGCGTCAGGTTTATTCCGTCAGATGCCAATTTTTATTTATTAAAAATAGAAAATGCAGGAAAAGCAATTGCATGTTTAAGAAAAAAAGGCATTCTTGTGAGAGACTGCTCAACCTTTAGGGGGCTTGACGGTTCATATATCAGGATTGCCGTCAAATTACGTAAACACAACAAGATATTGTTAAATGAAATTATGAAGTTTTATACCACTAACAATGGTCGTCATTTCCGCGAAAGCGGGAATCCAGAAAAGAAGAACTGGATTCCGCATTCCCGAAACATCGGGACGGAATGA
- a CDS encoding cobyrinate a,c-diamide synthase translates to MQGIVIAGTHSGCGKTTITLGILAALKKKGFSIQAFKAGPDFIDAGLHRLITGRHSRNLDLWMCGESYVKDCFCRNSADADVSVVEGVMGLYDGEFSTARLAGVLGLPIVLVVDAYGMAESAGAIVNGFVQYSSKLFEVVQAEPMLNDFKQLNNVEQFIAGVIFNRVASEKHYQRLKNSVRNVPVFGCLPRDMSFEIPHRHLGLQIVEENPVAEENISRLADAVLKHIDVDMIVELSAKTTVLSFPLAQSCHSGLSRIFLGMDSEQVGMTTKTEGLRTSRNDTHSPVHLSTYSPKIAVAYDKAFCFYYEDNLDLLRDSGAEIVLFSPLSDSKLPDNISAVYIGGGYPELYAKLLSENKSMLKSIFQWADSGKPLYAECGGLMYLSEGIYDFDGEFHKMAGVFSFETKMTKGRALLGYREVLLKEDCILGRRGDKLKGHEFHYSEIKHQDVKVSKCQSVKNSDTLMLGHSDTQIYSIRNNVGETLYDEGYKYKNTLASYVHVHFGSNYGSAGEFMNFIREK, encoded by the coding sequence ATGCAGGGCATAGTAATAGCCGGAACGCACAGCGGCTGCGGAAAGACAACCATAACGCTTGGGATTCTTGCCGCATTAAAGAAAAAGGGTTTTAGCATACAGGCATTTAAGGCCGGACCGGATTTTATTGATGCGGGCCTTCACCGTCTTATTACCGGCAGACATTCAAGAAACCTTGACCTGTGGATGTGCGGAGAGAGCTATGTGAAGGACTGTTTTTGTAGAAATTCTGCTGATGCTGATGTATCTGTGGTGGAAGGAGTTATGGGCTTGTACGACGGAGAATTCAGCACTGCAAGGCTGGCAGGTGTGTTGGGGTTGCCGATTGTCCTTGTGGTTGATGCTTACGGGATGGCTGAAAGCGCAGGGGCAATTGTCAACGGATTTGTTCAATATAGTTCTAAATTGTTTGAAGTAGTTCAAGCTGAGCCGATGTTGAACGATTTTAAACAGTTAAACAATGTTGAACAATTTATCGCCGGTGTTATCTTCAATCGTGTCGCATCGGAGAAACATTATCAGCGGCTGAAAAATAGTGTCCGTAATGTGCCTGTTTTCGGTTGCCTTCCGAGGGACATGAGTTTTGAAATTCCCCACAGGCATCTTGGGCTGCAGATTGTTGAAGAAAATCCTGTTGCTGAGGAAAATATCTCAAGGCTTGCAGATGCTGTTTTAAAACATATTGATGTGGATATGATAGTTGAGTTATCTGCTAAGACTACAGTTCTGTCATTCCCGCTTGCCCAATCCTGTCATTCTGGCTTGTCCAGAATCTTTCTTGGAATGGATTCCGAACAAGTCGGAATGACAACAAAGACGGAAGGATTGCGGACAAGCCGCAATGACACCCATTCACCCGTTCACCTGTCCACCTATTCACCAAAGATTGCCGTTGCCTATGATAAGGCGTTTTGTTTTTATTATGAGGACAATCTTGATTTATTAAGGGACAGCGGTGCGGAAATAGTTCTATTCAGCCCGCTGTCTGACTCAAAACTTCCTGATAACATATCCGCCGTTTATATCGGAGGAGGATATCCTGAACTTTATGCAAAATTGCTTTCGGAAAATAAATCTATGCTGAAATCCATTTTTCAATGGGCCGATTCCGGGAAACCTCTGTATGCTGAGTGCGGGGGGCTTATGTATCTTTCAGAGGGAATTTATGATTTTGACGGAGAATTCCATAAAATGGCGGGTGTCTTTTCTTTTGAAACAAAAATGACTAAGGGAAGGGCGCTTCTTGGATACAGAGAAGTTTTATTAAAGGAAGATTGTATCTTGGGCAGAAGGGGAGATAAATTAAAGGGACACGAATTTCATTACTCGGAAATCAAGCATCAAGACGTCAAAGTGTCAAAGTGTCAAAGTGTCAAGAACTCTGATACTCTGATGCTCGGACACTCTGACACTCAAATATACTCTATTCGCAATAATGTTGGTGAAACGCTGTATGACGAAGGCTATAAATACAAAAACACTCTCGCGAGTTATGTGCATGTGCATTTTGGCTCGAACTACGGTAGTGCCGGAGAATTTATGAATTTTATCAGGGAGAAATAA